A DNA window from Onthophagus taurus isolate NC chromosome 1, IU_Otau_3.0, whole genome shotgun sequence contains the following coding sequences:
- the LOC111422990 gene encoding trypsin-1-like: MHYKMFPLFVILTILEISKASTIRVVNGTDAEEGEFPYIISFRYNNKHSCGGSILNENFILTAAHCVHGRIVENMSIQYGILEISNDDFNAIDVDYVIIHEAYNGKVDMNNDIAILKLKSPIPLDENVYPITLPPPGIEFEHGTVAVLAGWGYSYTNGSVMQHLQRVDLIIYSFENCQSAHGDEVNEVSNLCGGVEEGWKGQCSGDSGGPLAVDNVLVGIVSWSVKPCTLVGYPGVYTRVASFIDWINNNAF; this comes from the exons ATGCATTACAAAATGTTCCCtctatttgttattttaacaatCCTGGAAATTTCCaaag CATCGACTATAAGGGTCGTAAATGGAACTGATGCGGAAGAAGGAGAATTTCCGTACATT atttcatTTCGTTATAATAACAAACACAGTTGCGGTGGatcgattttaaatgaaaattttattttaacagcAGCACATTGTGTTCATGGAcg aattgttgaaaatatgtcGATTCAATATGGTATTTTAGAGATTTCTAACGATGATTTTAACGCTATCGATGTAGATTATGTTATAATCCATGAAGCTTATAATGGTAAAGTTGATATGAATAATGACATCGCTATTCTTAag ttaaaatcACCAATTCCTTTGGATGAAAATGTGTATCCAATCACTTTACCACCTCCTGGAATTGAATTTGAACACGGTACAGTTGCAGTTCTTGCTGGATGGGGATATTCTTat ACTAATGGAAGTGTGATGCAACATCTTCAAAGAGTAGATCTTATAATATACTCGTTTGAAAATTGTCAAAGTGCTCACGGTGATGAAGTTAATGAAGTATCTAATCTTTGTGGAGGTGTTGAAGAAGGATGGAAAGGACAATGcagt GGTGATTCAGGTGGACCTTTAGCTGTTGATAATGTTTTGGTTGGTATTGTATCTTGGTCAGTTAAACCATGTACGTTAGTAGGATATCCTGGGGTTTATACCAGAGTAGCTTCTTTCATCGATTGGATTaataataacgcattttaa